DNA sequence from the Sulfurimonas sp. HSL3-1 genome:
ATGTACAATAATCATGCCTGAAGAAAAGAACCAAAAGAAAAGCGAAGCTATTACCAGAATAAAGAGCTTCGACACGTCGAAGCGCATTCAATAAATTGGAGGTTGGCCTTGAGCGTTCCTTGAAAGCCACCCTGAAGGCATAAAGCCGAGAAAGGGTGAGCGATTCGCGAAAGGTCGCTTTTTAGGCTACTTTTTCTAAAAAAGTGGCAAAGCAATATTCTTCTCTATCTTTTCTTTTTACAAAGAAAAGAAACAAAAGAAAATCGTCGTTCTGCGAATCGCTCGCTGCTCCCGGCTTTATGCCTCCCCAGCGGCTTTCAAGGAGCGCATAACGACAGTCTATGATTTATTAATGCGCTTCGGGAACCGAAGCCAATATAGCTAGAAAGAGCTTCGACACGTCGAAGCGCATCAATAAAATAGACCCTTGGGCCTTGAGCGCGATCCTTATAAGCCATCCCGGAGGCACAAAGCCGGGAGGGATGAGCGATTCGCGAAAGGCCGCTTTTTGCGCTACTTTTTTTAAAAAAGTGGCAAGAAGATATACGCTTCGTCGAAGAGAATCAAAGCGCATTGCTGCAAATGAGTGACTTTCCTATTCCTCTTCATCAACCTCGTAATCGACAACATGCATCTCTTCGGTATTGTCCTTGATGAAATTAAGAACTTCCAGGCTCTCCGGTTCGACCTTGTACCACATCAGGTGCTCCTTGGTCTTAAAGGTCGCGTAGAGGCACAGGTCGTACGAGTGCGCCCCGTGGTTAAAGTCCAGCCCCACCTGCATCGTCTGCAGCCACTCCACCTTTTCGGGCAGCGCTTCGAGCAACTCTTTGGCCTTGACCATATTGGCCATCTTGCTCAGTTCGTGTTTGAACTTATACATTTCAACGTGTACTATCATCATTCACCTCGCTTAGAAAAAATATGCTATCAACACAATGAACAGTCTGCATCATCCATTAGCTGCCGGCCGAGTTGCAAAATTTATACATGAAGGGGGTATTTCACCACAAAAACTCCCCTAAAATCACCCCTTGAATCTAATTTGCATAGCAGCGTAAAACAACCAAGGAGAAAGAATGGCATTAATGGCACTGACAGAGGAGAACTTTGAAAAAACAATCGCGGACAACGAAATCGTTATCATCGATTTCTGGGCAACATGGTGCGGCCCCTGCAAGCAGTACGGCCCCATCTTTGAACGCATCGCGGAGAACGTGACTGACATCACCTTCGCCAAGATCAACACGGACGAGCAGCAGCAACTCGCCGCGCAGTTCCAGATCCGCTCTATCCCGACAACGGTGGTCATGAAAGACGAAATTGTCGTGTTCCAGCAGGAGGGGGTTCTCTTCCACGAGAAGCTGCTGGACATCGCGGAAAAGGCGCAGGCGCTCGATATGGACATGGTCCGTGAAACAATTGCAAAGCAGGAAGCGGCCGCGCAGCAGTAAGTCTCGCCCCTCCCCCCACCAAATAAATTAGCTTCGACCCGTCGAAGCGCTTCCAATCAATAGGCGTTCTGTCGTTAAGCGTGCCTTGAAAGCCGTTGCGGAGGCATAAAGCCGGGAGCAGCGTGCGATTCGCGCAACGACGATTTTCTTTTGTTTCTTTTCTTTGTAAAAAGAAAAGATAGAGAAGAATATTTCTTTGCCACTTTTTTAGAAAAAGTAGCGCAAAAAGCGGCCTTTCGCGAATCGCTCACCCCTCCCGGCTTTATGCCTCCAGGGCGGCTTACAAAGAGCGCTCTAGGCCAATTCCCAATTTCATTGAATGCGCTTCGGGAACCGAAGCTAATTTAGGGGGATGAAATCCCTTTGCATCTTTTAATATGCTAGACTTCCGCCATGTCAACACAACTCGAAAGCAAGACCGAACTCGCCACCAGCGAACCGAAAATGTTCGCCGTCTTTATGCTCAATGACGACTATACGACCTGGGAGTTCTGCATCAAGATCATCAACGCCGTGTTCCACAAAACCATCGCGGAAGCGGACGCCATCACCCACGACATCCACACCAAGGGCAAAGGCCTGTGCGGCATTTACACCTACGAGATCGCAGAAACAAAAGCTTTCATGGTCAGGGATCAGGCCCGCAAAGAGGGCTTCCCTATGCGCTGTTCGGTTGAAGAGCAGTAATAGAACATCATCCTTGTTTTCTTCTACTCAACACTTCTTCCTAAAAACATTAATATTGTTCCTACTCCAGCTGACAACGATATTCTCTTATAAAAAAGAAGATACCAATAATTAGAATCTCATTCTAGCTATATCTTTCATGTTTCTAAATACTCTTCTCTGTAACGCTGAATGTTTATAAAACTTGTATTCGCACAAAAAATTATTGGCTTGCCCGTAGAAGCATATTGAGATTTACCAACAACGATGACAAAGGCACCATTTAACTCTTCAAGATCCTTGACTTCAAAAACATCTATAAATTCTTTGGCTTTATCGGGAAAAATTTTTACACTTAATTCTCTTTTCGAGTCGCCGGCATTAAGCCATATTGTCCCATCCCGACTTTGATCCGCAGAAACGATCAATCCCCAATAAATTTTATGTTCCCGACCTTCCGTTGGTTTAAAAACATCAAAATGGATTATCTCATCTCTCACGACACCATTGATTTGGATCGCACCTGCTGATGAAAAGAAACGTATTGGTTTGTCAGAAAATCGAAAATTTGGATATCTAACTAACCAAGATAGGACCAGTCGCAACGATTTATCTCTAGCTACGTAATTTTTCCCGGCCAGGCCCTTAACATTTCGTGTACCACACGGCTCAAAGTCAGCATCTGTCACCTTGTGATCTTCTTTAGTCAAATCCGAAAGTTGACCACCTTTTTTGTCATCTAAATTAACTGTAATTTCATCTGTTGTATTGACAGTTTCAGTTGTAGTCGGTGCCACATCACGCTCATCTTCAATTAATATATAATTCGTTTTATGACTACATCCCTCTTTGTGGTGTGAATTAAAATAAGCATTCCTATGCTTGGTCCCTTTTTGCGTTGATCGCGTAAACCATGCTCTTTCCTCACACTCAATACAAAAAAGATTTGCTCTTTTTTCGTGCAATTCATCGTCAGATAAGTTTTCGAATTCTCTTGCAGAATATTTTTTATTATCACTTTTACAAAAGATATATTTCATATTTCGCCCTTATGGCATAGTAGCCTGTTGCATTCATAGTCACCGTTGAATACCAAACAATTTGAAAAGGTAGCGGAACAGTTTGAATACTTTCGATTTATTACAATATGAGTCAGAAGTACCCTGTCGAATGTTTTCATTTGAAGACGAATTATTTTGATGCATTTGTTTTAAACTAGAAAGATCTTTCTTCTTAACATCATTAATCATCTCATCGGAAAATTCATCTGCCCAGACCACTTTACTATTCGTAATAGAGTAATGAGATCGGCAAGGGAAAGACCAACTACCAATCGAAGGTTTTATAGTCACATTCTGTCCATCAAATCTCATATTCCATTGGGCAGGGGAAAGAGGCGTAATCGCCTCTCTTCCACACCCACATGGACAAAGATGGATAATAGTTTTATACTCCATTGAGATATAAAGGACTCCATCTTCAAGCACATCTGGGATATTCTTTACAAATTTATGAAGCATCACGTTTCACTCTCGTCAACTGTAAACTATCAGTACATAAAGAAGTATTTCCGATTCCAATAACTGGTGCATAAAACGAAACGTATAGCTTCCATTTTATTACAGCGATACAGGCATTAAGCATATTTAAATCAGCTACTTGTATATTGGTATTGTAGTCTTCATTTGGAACATCATGCATCTCGCAAAAGTGTTTAAAATCCCCGTCGTCTTCAGGGACTACGATAGTCGTCCTAACTGTACCACGCACAGTACTATCATCAACATGCTGAACACCAATCCCAACATCAATATACGGCTTCTTCTTACTATCTAAATAATCGTAAATGATGCGTTTACTATCACCACAATCGATAGCCACAAAAACAAAATCGAGTTTGTCTAACAAAGCTAGATTATCTACTGTTAAATAGAGAGGGTGAGAAGTAACAGATTTATGCATATAACTATACACCTTTGCGAAGTAATCTGCTTTATTTGGGCAACTGCTTAATTCTTCAATTGTTGCAGCACCTGGTGCTCTAAAGGCATTGTGGGTATAGAAATTATCACCATCGAAAATGTGTATTTCTGATACTGAAGTTTTTGTAACAAGATCTAGCATATATGAACCCGTTCCACCAATACCGACAATACCTATTTTCAGGCCATGGAACTTCTCTGATGCTTTGGAAGTCCCAGCCCTTGCTGTATAGGTATCTTGATACTGATGTACTGATTTTTCAGTACTTACCATGGGTTTATGTAATTTTGCTGTCACTTTGTTATTGAGTTTTTGAGCCGGTGCCACAATGATAGTGGCATAGGTACTCATTTTGTGATGATAATCAGTATAATTTGCAATATTTCCTGCTGAATCTAATGGCTTCAGGGAAAACATTGATTGAGTTATGATACCATTCGGATGATGTTGAGGGTTTTTGTTATTAATTAATGACGACAATTCCCGTCCTTCACTGTCACAGGGTGCTTCTCCTGTGAAAAAGACGGTATGTACTCCGTCATAGTGTGCTCTGTTCCCCGCCAGGTTCAGTGCACAAATTAAACTGCCACGTCTTATTTCTTTTTTCGCGTTTACATAGGGAACATCATCAATAACCAGCATTCCATTTTGTACTGAAATACTATATCCCTCTTCTTGTAAACGTTTTAAATCGCTACTATGATCTATTACATGGACTGACATGGAAAACCATCCCATTTCTCACAGGAACTACATCACCAGGCTTTTCTAGTGTACCTTCAGCGTTCCCATGTCCATTTTCATACGCAATTGCCAACTGATGACCAATTGGGAGTTTCGCCAACTCTAACACTTCTTCATACGTGATTATAGGTCTGCTGACTACTGCTGATCTCGCGCAAACAATGATGCTAAATTCTTTATTTTGACCGGGTGCATCTTCCCGCCCATTTCGTTGATTACTCATTTAAATCTCCTTGTAAGATGAGTAGTTTTTCAAGCTAAATGCTTCACCTTATACCAAAAGCCAATGCAGAACATAGAAAAATGCTTGCATGTTTACAATAATACTTAAACTTTTCTTTTTTGTCAACTATTAGCAAAAAATTATTTACATTTAAATTTTTTATAAGTATTATTGTAATTGCTAAATGGAGGTGTAATATGATTGGTGAAAGACTACAAAGAGCGAGAGAGTCAGCAAGTCTCTCTTTACGAGCCTTAGCAGAAAAAGTATGTGTGAGTCAAACAACCATTTCAAAATATGAAAAGAACATCACGATGCCTGATTCCGAAATGTTATTGAAATTGTCAAAAGCACTAGATGTCAAAACAGCATATTTTTATCGAACTGATTCTTTCGTACTTGAGAATATTGAATATCGAAAAAGAGACATTCCAAGCACAGAACTTAGAACTATTGAGTCTAAAATACTCGATCAAGTTGAAAAAAGATTTGAGATTGAATCATTATTTCCAAAACCTCCATTTGAAAGTTTCACAATACCAAATATAGTAAGAAAGAAAATTAACTTCCTCAAAGAAATCGACAAGATTGCATATGAACTAAGAAATACATGGGAACTTGGATATGACCCTATTTCTGACTTATCTGATATCTTGGAACTACATGGAATAAAAATTTTCATGATAGATGAAAATGCTGATAATAATTTTGATGGGCTAGCAGCAAAAGTTAATGGTGAACAAATCATAGTAGTTAGTAAAAACTGGCCTGGAGATAGGCAGCGCTTTACATTGGCTCATGAATTAGGTCATTTACTTTTAGAGAAAAAGCTTGGACCAAAGCTTGACGAAGAAAAAGCGAGTGATAGATTTGCTGGCGCTTTCCTCCTTCCTGCAATCCCTTTAATAAATAGACTTGGTACATTCCGAAAAAACATTGAAATCGCAGAGTTGGCTTTAATTAAAGAAGAGTTCGGTGTTAGTATGCAGACGGTATTTATACGTGCAAATCATGCTGGCATTATTAATTACTTTTGTTCAAACAACTTATGGAAACTCTTCAAAAAAAATGGTTGGAATATAAATGAGCCGGGGAGAGATTATCCAGGAGAGAAGTTGTACGTATTTAAACAGTTAGTCCTACGTGCACTGTCAGAGGATTTAATCGTAGAAAGTAAAGCTGCAGATGCTTTAAATATGTCTCTTGCAAAGTTCAAAAAGTTTCGAAACAGTGGAAAATAATTTGAATACTTTCGTAGGCAACATTGATTTTTTATTAGACAGTACAAATTCTAAAACAACTCCTAATATTTTTGATTTTTCCTGCATATTTGTTACACCAAACCTAGTTTTTGTAGAGGAATTACTAGAAACAGATATTGATTTTCTTCAGTTAGGTTTGAAAGTTTTTCATTTATCTGCTGATTCAATGACATACGTATCTACACTTTCAAGAAAATGTAAATTAGTAAGTATTTATGACCTCTATTCTTTAGCACTTGCAAAGCAAGAAAATATCCCCATTGTTTCAGATTGTAAAGCCGTATTATCTTGTGCAAATGCTGAAGATATTGCAGCTTTAAACAGTACTGGTTTCCTTCATTTCTTATGCCCTTCCTGAAACATCAGCCAGTAAAGACTTTTATTGTACCTTTTTCTCTTTTTCCACTTTTGACAGCAGTGGGCTTATTCAATCCTATCTACCAATACTTTCTTACTAGAACAAAATAAGCATCACATACACTTATGGAAATATCAATCGAAATGCTCATGTTCCTCTTTGCCGCATCCATCGTCGCTGGCACGATGGATACGATGGTCGGCGGAGGCGGGCTCATTACCCTGCCCTCGTTGATGCTCACCGGCCTGTCGCCCATCAACGCGCTGGGTACGAACAAACTGCAGGGGTGCATCGGTACGGGGACGGCGACTTTTTTGCTGCTCAGGAAGTCCAAAATACGCTGGCGGCACATCCGGCCCCTCTTTATTGCCGCCTTTGTCGGTTCGGTCATCGGCACCGTGGCCGTGCAGTTCATCAGCCAGCACTCTTTGTCGCTGGTCATTCCCGTCGTGCTCGTGCTGATCATCGGCTACTTCCTGCTCTACAATCCAAGTAGAAACAGTAACTTCAGCATCAAAATGGGTGCGAAAAAGTTCACCTGGCTCGTCGTTCCCGGCATCGGTTTTTACGACGGCATGTTCGGCCCCGGCACGGGCTCCTTCTTCAGCTTTGCGAACGTGCTGCTGCGGCGCGCGAAACTGGTGGCGGCCACCGCCACGGCCAAGCCGCTCAACTTCGCCACCAACGTTTCGTCCCTCTTGGTCTTCATCCTCTTCGGCAACGTCGTCTGGCATGTGGGCCTGGTGATGATGCTGGGCCAGGCCGTCGGCGCCTGGCTGGGGGTGCATCTGCTTTACAAAATCAACCCGCAGTATCT
Encoded proteins:
- the trxA gene encoding thioredoxin; this translates as MALMALTEENFEKTIADNEIVIIDFWATWCGPCKQYGPIFERIAENVTDITFAKINTDEQQQLAAQFQIRSIPTTVVMKDEIVVFQQEGVLFHEKLLDIAEKAQALDMDMVRETIAKQEAAAQQ
- a CDS encoding Dabb family protein; translated protein: MMIVHVEMYKFKHELSKMANMVKAKELLEALPEKVEWLQTMQVGLDFNHGAHSYDLCLYATFKTKEHLMWYKVEPESLEVLNFIKDNTEEMHVVDYEVDEEE
- a CDS encoding ThiF family adenylyltransferase, whose product is MSVHVIDHSSDLKRLQEEGYSISVQNGMLVIDDVPYVNAKKEIRRGSLICALNLAGNRAHYDGVHTVFFTGEAPCDSEGRELSSLINNKNPQHHPNGIITQSMFSLKPLDSAGNIANYTDYHHKMSTYATIIVAPAQKLNNKVTAKLHKPMVSTEKSVHQYQDTYTARAGTSKASEKFHGLKIGIVGIGGTGSYMLDLVTKTSVSEIHIFDGDNFYTHNAFRAPGAATIEELSSCPNKADYFAKVYSYMHKSVTSHPLYLTVDNLALLDKLDFVFVAIDCGDSKRIIYDYLDSKKKPYIDVGIGVQHVDDSTVRGTVRTTIVVPEDDGDFKHFCEMHDVPNEDYNTNIQVADLNMLNACIAVIKWKLYVSFYAPVIGIGNTSLCTDSLQLTRVKRDAS
- a CDS encoding DUF6527 family protein, with amino-acid sequence MLHKFVKNIPDVLEDGVLYISMEYKTIIHLCPCGCGREAITPLSPAQWNMRFDGQNVTIKPSIGSWSFPCRSHYSITNSKVVWADEFSDEMINDVKKKDLSSLKQMHQNNSSSNENIRQGTSDSYCNKSKVFKLFRYLFKLFGIQR
- a CDS encoding ATP-dependent Clp protease adaptor ClpS, with the protein product MSTQLESKTELATSEPKMFAVFMLNDDYTTWEFCIKIINAVFHKTIAEADAITHDIHTKGKGLCGIYTYEIAETKAFMVRDQARKEGFPMRCSVEEQ
- a CDS encoding TSUP family transporter, with the protein product MEISIEMLMFLFAASIVAGTMDTMVGGGGLITLPSLMLTGLSPINALGTNKLQGCIGTGTATFLLLRKSKIRWRHIRPLFIAAFVGSVIGTVAVQFISQHSLSLVIPVVLVLIIGYFLLYNPSRNSNFSIKMGAKKFTWLVVPGIGFYDGMFGPGTGSFFSFANVLLRRAKLVAATATAKPLNFATNVSSLLVFILFGNVVWHVGLVMMLGQAVGAWLGVHLLYKINPQYLRSFVIAVCLLMLAKYIASS
- a CDS encoding XRE family transcriptional regulator; its protein translation is MIGERLQRARESASLSLRALAEKVCVSQTTISKYEKNITMPDSEMLLKLSKALDVKTAYFYRTDSFVLENIEYRKRDIPSTELRTIESKILDQVEKRFEIESLFPKPPFESFTIPNIVRKKINFLKEIDKIAYELRNTWELGYDPISDLSDILELHGIKIFMIDENADNNFDGLAAKVNGEQIIVVSKNWPGDRQRFTLAHELGHLLLEKKLGPKLDEEKASDRFAGAFLLPAIPLINRLGTFRKNIEIAELALIKEEFGVSMQTVFIRANHAGIINYFCSNNLWKLFKKNGWNINEPGRDYPGEKLYVFKQLVLRALSEDLIVESKAADALNMSLAKFKKFRNSGK